The Candidatus Tisiphia endosymbiont of Dascillus cervinus genome contains the following window.
TTTCTCTAGAGACATATTTAGTTGTAGTATGTAATTTGTTACTCGATAATCAACTTTTTTCTAAGTCATAACAATTGGCTTATTGCAGGACAAATTTTTGTGTTAGTTTTTATAATGCTGAAACTTTTAGGTTAATAAGGTTGTAAAAATTAAGGTAAAATTTTATGTATAGATTATTTTTAATTTTCTGAAATTTTTCCGTGATATTATTTAGTTTACTTATTTTTTCTAAAAATTCTTTCATTTCATTTTTTTTAAGTAATGGTATGTGTATATTACAAAGCTGTTCATAAGTTAAATTCGCTCTAACAGCTCCATATTTTGTATCGTATTTGCCAATAATGGCTAAATAATATTTTGACTTTAAAATATGTAATAAATATTCGGATGGTAGAATATCTTGGAATTTTTTTAAAACTCTAAAGACGGTATAAATACCACTTACATAACCACCGCTTAAATCCTCAAAGACTAAACCTAAAGAACCCACATTAATCCTATGCGGATTATATACCAAATCTCCAGCTTGAACCTGCTTGTATTTTTGGTTTATGTCCTCACCTTTTAAAATTTCATTGTCAAAAACACCAATACTATTACTTACACCTAAAATTCTAAAATCTGTAATTGGCTGTAAAGAGGGCTCTGTTTTTTCTGTTATCTCCTCAATATAATTACCAAGTTTTATAATATCACCTTTTAAATTAGCAAAAATATCAAAATAATCATAAATCCACAAACTATAACCATTCTTGGCGATTTCAGTTGATTCTATTATAGCAGATTCAATTTCTAAAACAGTCTTTTTATTGTTGAAAGCATCAAGTGCAGCTGGCAAATCATTGTCCTTAATTGGCTTCTTTCTTGAACCAAGTTCATGACCAACCGCATTAACTACAAAAAAGAATGTGTTTGATATCTTTCTGTTTTTCTCGAAATACACAATACTTGTTTTTGTTGGTGTGTAAGGTTCAAAAAGCTTTCTTGGCAATGAAACAATAGAAACATTTGATGAGTTATTAAAAATATACTCTCTTACCTTTCCAACATCGCCCCCATCTGAAAGAAAGTTTTCTTTTACAAGCAAACAACCTCTACCACCTAGTTTTAAAGCTTCAAAGCAATGTAAAGCACAAATAGCGTCACCATTATTTGATTGAATTGGATACAAATACCCAAACCTTGTTTGTTGCGAATATGGTGGATTTGTAATTACAATATCATATTTTTGATTTACATAATCAGAAATGGTGTCTTGTTTTTTGATATTACTATGTCCGTCTCCGAACAAAATCATATTCATTTTTGCAATTCTTGCATTTACAGTAATCTCAGAACCGTGAATTGTTTTTTTTCTTAGAATATTTTGCACCTCATCGTTAAACGAAGTTCTGATTTTTAAATATCTAAACGCTTCAATTAAAAACCCTCCTGTACCACAAAAAGGGTCATAAATGGTTTCGCCAATTTTAGGATTAACCATACTTATCATTGTTCTTACAATGTTTCTAGGTGTAAAATATTCGCCTAAATCTTTAATTTTGATGCCTTGGTAAGCATTTTTTAAAAAATACTCAAAAGCATCACCATTCACATCACTATCTGAAGCTGTAAGGTTAAGTTTTGAAATCTCATAAATAATCTCTTCAAAAATATCAGGTGAATTAATAGGGAATGCTTCGCTAAAAATATCACCATATTTCTTGTTAATCTTAATCCAAACAACATCTTTCACATATTGATACAATTCGTTTCCTTTTCTCTGAGAAAATGAACTCCATCTAAGGTACTCATCTAATGTATTCTCCTCACCCCCCAACATCTTTAGAACAGAAATCTCATCAAGAATTTTTAAAAACAAAATATCAGAAAATGCTCCAAATCTATCAATACCTGCTTGTAGACCATCCTCTCTTAGTAAATTAGCTGCCCTTTTAAATATCTTAATAAGCTCGTCTCTTGAATGCTGAATAAAATTTACTGCAGATAGTATTTCAGATCCTTCGTTAACAAATCTGAGTGCCGTATGATGATTTACAAATTGCCTTACATCTTCTCCATCAATTTTAAGATTACGCCCATTATACAAATATTGGGTTTCAATATAACTTCCATTATAAGCAAATATAAGTGGCGTATTTAGTGGTTTAGCATACAAATTCAATGCTTGGTTTATTGCTAATTGTATACTTTCATTCGGTTTTTTTGCCTCAATTATTATTATTGGTTCATTACTTCCTTCCTTGTATAGCACAAAGTCAGGCATTTTACCATTAAGTAATTCTTTTTGCTTTGTAAGTTTCACTCTTTGTTGAAATACGTTACATTTTGGGTCTTTTTCATCGACAATCCAACCAAGATTATCAAGTTGGACTAAA
Protein-coding sequences here:
- a CDS encoding N-6 DNA methylase — translated: MYTKRLEASITHDILVQLDNLGWIVDEKDPKCNVFQQRVKLTKQKELLNGKMPDFVLYKEGSNEPIIIIEAKKPNESIQLAINQALNLYAKPLNTPLIFAYNGSYIETQYLYNGRNLKIDGEDVRQFVNHHTALRFVNEGSEILSAVNFIQHSRDELIKIFKRAANLLREDGLQAGIDRFGAFSDILFLKILDEISVLKMLGGEENTLDEYLRWSSFSQRKGNELYQYVKDVVWIKINKKYGDIFSEAFPINSPDIFEEIIYEISKLNLTASDSDVNGDAFEYFLKNAYQGIKIKDLGEYFTPRNIVRTMISMVNPKIGETIYDPFCGTGGFLIEAFRYLKIRTSFNDEVQNILRKKTIHGSEITVNARIAKMNMILFGDGHSNIKKQDTISDYVNQKYDIVITNPPYSQQTRFGYLYPIQSNNGDAICALHCFEALKLGGRGCLLVKENFLSDGGDVGKVREYIFNNSSNVSIVSLPRKLFEPYTPTKTSIVYFEKNRKISNTFFFVVNAVGHELGSRKKPIKDNDLPAALDAFNNKKTVLEIESAIIESTEIAKNGYSLWIYDYFDIFANLKGDIIKLGNYIEEITEKTEPSLQPITDFRILGVSNSIGVFDNEILKGEDINQKYKQVQAGDLVYNPHRINVGSLGLVFEDLSGGYVSGIYTVFRVLKKFQDILPSEYLLHILKSKYYLAIIGKYDTKYGAVRANLTYEQLCNIHIPLLKKNEMKEFLEKISKLNNITEKFQKIKNNLYIKFYLNFYNLINLKVSAL